The following are encoded together in the Plasmodium knowlesi strain H genome assembly, chromosome: 8 genome:
- a CDS encoding transcriptional coactivator ADA2, putative, which translates to MMNNTYKYDGPYSCTLTTYEGNFGVYNSCVEYGKEQLRNFKQQIVKNVIIQILLFEHLKRATKGELNGGLHNHEKLLNSNNIHVGKRNDEKNLQRGFTPNRHTVYLNEECTSHRENYHANGWNTKDGQTVKVEGYMVHRESRKTKKKYYNKGIKKKRHIARREHRKEGKNGGNNTIRSDSPRWVRLEKVEREASMGHYNEGLSTSNERINDHVCAEEGFSEITKSVENISSHLIERRKRSSIDHALLYDTVTRKICLEQSICSLHKMMKDIFLSAFFPEGVEKHSYHLANSLLCSDDNPVWLCTLGEVTSGRDLIPTQRRTKRKHFLNTLFNYFQSVQKSNNLYELVKGTELPSQEKSKKVHTTVRKSDGDKSSVSTYEMMKLVYHLASLQKDSTILGGISPQCIHLGTSLFRAIIENIFLKKETQGSTVKSNQRSSYRDVSCDDICFEMNFQSEHFLFNPIFISNWEMRKSASAILNGICHVNQKVDYAIGGHIPHQYKSICDEMRYEKSFSAHGSEMYPSCFSAHLGDPILGRQKQGRMNSFFSLVPFLNKRVAKTIRKSCNLYLCSLCGRKNWKKKCTDRFLLGEAEKEKINHLYCVHNGGNQDGYHSKGNRRNEHVRREYKLIQGKPSRCVIHLGILNRSAHNAGVTPPRGKKMLYFKMVCKNTMIEFISLNGEEEVQKSWAPKVVELSYYPLLPVKSVDESIHRNFSKWSEDPMAYCISNSGGDNSGNNYSGAYSNGNCRGETSNGGGSANNYGGMKGSGGIGGGVGGAGGSDDNNEENNNNNNNNTNRDGFHDPEEDEEGNANDNKNGRNNMENGRNSFNMHEMKMNDVNIMYGNHEKENATNMVNGNYVDNNTGNSENSYKNENNSGGSHLNNTGKGDHFFENGESNKAIGMVKGTSNSLMNKGSGGGTAEMSNSNMNYIPHMSGKGGLSNVPPNQRMNFPNMFMGGNMLQPHGAQNGMHNSMNSINGGGGDPMDNMQNMKQTGGGMLKNKQNQFIPPGQNAGDNKVTSSQQHSSTSSSNSSMSPNNFMPNQLHQQFQIQQQMHLQHLFHQQNMHPYNMVQANNPSKFPIQQGAQKQANASILKIPQMLSMNSLDRRSNSISQKMPRHMMNPMDSSSNSQRSANTSSISSMTNPPNHVNSMSLKYSYKGTSTPQHMSSSGSSNNNNSSNSGNSHAQQNHPPTVGGQPQQQQAQQQGLQNPINNMNHNVGLNMNHNLSTKQNVQQGILPGSHLLPAKQNSQQLLMQSPGSSTTQKGLPQVFQQQMGSTSKSMSTTSISGSINRQPNHVPFPHVPPNQQNMPPFMHGNAMHMYQQQPPFFHRGSSSSQPMGPQQISYEWMQSPYMQHQYMLQQCQLAPQQLFLQQKQQSMLQHAQKQQNMAYPQQQQHPQQQMQMQNMENLPQHMRMMPGQHANMPFKQNVTQAFPHMLKDNMIPGSTNFEFMENMNDMQRMASLKNHVLDVNTSNNASLEGTIEEDIFDSNYHCDICNKDITHAIRIRCAECVDFDLCVNCFSSGKEMKSEKCEHYNYHNYIPIPKYDFPLYKLNWSAEEELLLLDGISKYGFGNWEQVADLVNSAAKIPKTDKQCEKHYYNFYLKSNCAPMPDNKRLLIKPDGNPYDIEHVAEKDINENDDYVQPKSKKNNRTQIIGYWPLRGDFDIEYDNDAELLLADMEFKESDLPQQKELKLQVLEIYNSKLDERIYRKRTVIERGLLDTKSQMQRDKKRTKEEKELYTALKPLSRFHSPQHHEYFIQLLLEEQKLRQRLTKLQEWKTLGLQNIEQVQEYEIEKNRRAKEAVKQQQQQQQPQQTQEQTEKVGTKSLKSNKKECKIKQKEEEEMEESKKLNIDTFVELDLLNEKEVEFCKNMKLPILFFLLIKRLLIMEISNSNLNMLKDINELKLKGYKVGQLYDFFLSFDINQKEELLNNNGNGNFKNSYIRKNEDKRRKMRTNYDYNTFNKSDKVEVDDSNDNGGNAGGTANNAGNNYAGGPSGGAICGQSGTPNAITGDISGAGVSTTTANGSGISTVGAEMGSENAGIAQPMNEDSATILNEPASTGNALNDKDRSTSTQSVGKTDENDNVRPPTDKEKIATNSLSESAPNGGGTTVRDKKSRERKVKKERDEKTSQQLITSKESEVVNSPPKGMSEGSTEISTSSQKKKNSVKKMGSTSTATNPEGEKTESVENLGILKEAKEIVYDKNEVEMEMNEAMRSEVEGHPSAVTPGDAIPGGQEPTDVNDVNDVNAPSPYDEEEKEVEEDYGDLDDDGDDRETNADVDLDENEKKSKKKSTKKKTECKEECSDLVSTITMKTSIGDSNSTNEMLKNSNNSRRKSVEKTKETPPQVRSNNQSKKKNGEANIVEEKKMCSSVIISNAEHSSSGKVKKGTPKKDEIHSSEIFENTCKKRSNSKSKKSSDNDLSRNESRVSSHVDLENENNCCVEVLDSSLELDGKLSKGKKISTPSPTSFSILSKTDKNRRSKAKSDNLSAELLSSSIDTKDNDRSERKAKTAEDNIKKSSKKRKGSTSLVSTSTKKSMKI; encoded by the coding sequence ATGATGAATAATACATACAAATATGATGGGCCGTATTCATGCACATTAACAACGTACGAAGGAAACTTCGGAGTTTACAATTCGTGCGTAGAATACGGAAAAGAGCAGTTAAGAAATTTCAAACAGCAGatagtaaaaaatgtaatcatCCAGATTTTGCTATTCGAGCACCTGAAGAGGGCAACCAAAGGAGAATTGAATGGTGGGCTCCATAATCACGAAAAACTGCTCAATAGTAACAACATACATGTGGGAAAGAGGAACGATGAGAAAAACTTGCAGAGGGGCTTTACTCCCAATCGTCATACGGTATATCTGAACGAAGAATGCACAAGTCATAGAGAGAATTATCATGCAAACGGATGGAATACAAAAGATGGACAAACTGTAAAGGTGGAAGGATACATGGTACACAGGGAGAgtagaaaaacgaaaaaaaaatattataataaagggataaagaaaaaaaggcatattGCAAGGAGGGAACACAGGAAAGAGGGCAAAAATGGAGGCAACAATACCATCCGAAGTGACAGTCCCCGATGGGTGCGATTGGAAAAGGTTGAAAGGGAGGCATCTATGGGGCATTATAATGAAGGCCTTTCTACGTCGAACGAGAGAATAAATGACCACGTCTGCgcggaagaaggtttttctGAAATTACAAAAAGTGTAGAAAATATTTCGTCCCATCTGAttgaaaggagaaaacgcTCCTCGATTGACCATGCCCTTTTATATGATACAGTGACACGCAAAATTTGTTTGGAGCAATCTATCTGTTCATTGcacaaaatgatgaaggaCATATTTTTGAGCGCATTTTTTCCAGAAGGGGTCGAGAAGCATTCATACCATTTAGCTAATAGTTTACTTTGCAGTGATGATAACCCTGTGTGGTTGTGCACATTAGGGGAGGTTACCTCTGGTAGAGACCTTATTCCCACGCAGAGAAGAACAAAGAGGAAACATTTTCTAAACACCCTCTTTAATTATTTCCAGTCGGTTCAGAAATCTAACAACTTGTACGAGTTGGTTAAAGGAACAGAACTTCCATCGCAggaaaagagtaaaaaagtGCATACCACTGTGAGGAAAAGTGATGGAGACAAAAGCAGCGTGTCAACATACGAAATGATGAAATTAGTTTATCATTTGGCATCATTGCAGAAGGATAGCACAATCCTTGGAGGCATTTCCCCCCAATGCATTCATTTGGGTACATCCCTTTTTAGGGCAATAattgaaaacatttttctcaAGAAGGAAACGCAAGGTTCTACTGTTAAATCGAATCAGCGTTCTTCTTACCGTGACGTCAGCTGTGATGATATTTGTTTCGAGATGAATTTTCAATCagagcattttttatttaatccCATTTTTATTAGCAATTGGGAAATGAGGAAATCTGCCTCGGCCATTCTTAATGGGATATGCCACGTTAACCAAAAAGTTGATTACGCCATTGGGGGGCATATTCCCCATCAGTACAAATCTATATGTGATGAAATGCGTTATGAAAAGAGTTTCTCTGCTCATGGTTCGGAAATGTATCCGTCGTGTTTCTCTGCCCATTTGGGGGATCCTATTTTGGGGAGACAAAAACAAGGAAGAATGAATTCCTTCTTCAGCCTTGTgccctttttaaataaacGTGTGGCTAAGACAATCAGAAAAAGTTGCAACCTTTACCTTTGCTCGTTGtgcggaaggaaaaattggaaaaagaaatgtacaGATAGATTTCTATTGGGGGAGGccgagaaggaaaaaataaatcatcTGTATTGTGTGCATAATGGAGGAAATCAGGATGGCTATCATAGCAAGGGTAACAGGAGGAATGAGCACGTCAGGAGAGAATATAAACTCATTCAAGGGAAACCTAGTCGTTGTGTAATTCATCTGGGGATACTAAACCGTAGCGCCCATAACGCAGGTGTTACTCCTCcgcgtggaaaaaaaatgttatattTTAAGATGGTGTGTAAAAATACGATGATTGAATTTATATCCCTCaatggggaagaagaagtacaaAAATCGTGGGCCCCCAAGGTTGTGGAACTGTCGTATTATCCATTACTGCCTGTCAAAAGTGTAGACGAAAGTATCCATAGGAACTTTTCCAAATGGAGTGAGGATCCTATGGCCTACTGCATTAGCAACAGTGGAGGTGACAACAGTGGGAATAACTATTCCGGCGCATATTCAAACGGCAACTGCCGAGGTGAGACTTCCAATGGGGGCGGCAGCGCGAATAACTACGGTGGCATGAAAGGTTCTGGAGGCATCGGAGGCGGCGTTGGGGGTGCAGGAGGAAGTGACGACAATAACGAggagaacaacaataataacaataacaataCTAACAGGGATGGGTTCCACGACCCGGAGGAAGACGAGGAGGGAAATGCGAATGACAACAAAAATGGCCGCAATAACatggaaaatggaaggaattcTTTTAACATGCACGAAATGAAGATGAACGATGTGAATATCATGTATGGTAATCAcgagaaggaaaatgcaaCCAACATGGTGAATGGAAATTACGTGGACAACAATACAGGAAATTCAGAAAATtcttacaaaaatgaaaacaacaGTGGTGGCAGCCATCTTAACAATACAGGAAAGGGTGACCACTTCTTTGAGAATGGAGAAAGTAACAAAGCGATTGGGATGGTAAAAGGTACATCGAATAGCTTAATGAACAAAGGAAGTGGTGGGGGCACTGCGGAGATGAGCAATTCAAATATGAATTATATTCCCCACATGAGTGGGAAGGGCGGGCTAAGCAACGTGCCCCCTAATCAAAGGATGAATTTCCCAAACATGTTTATGGGAGGGAACATGCTACAACCACATGGGGCTCAAAATGGTATGCACAATAGCATGAATAGCATTAATGGGGGTGGAGGAGATCCCATGGATAATATGCAAAATATGAAACAGACAGGAGGAGGAATGTTGAAGAACAAGCAAAACCAGTTCATACCTCCAGGGCAAAACGCAGGAGATAACAAAGTGACAAGCTCGCAGCAACATAGTAGTACGAGCAGCAGCAACAGTAGCATGTCCCCAAATAATTTCATGCCGAATCAACTACATCAACAATTTCAAATTCAGCAGCAGATGCATTTACAGCATTTATTTCATCAGCAAAATATGCACCCCTATAATATGGTGCAGGCAAATAACCCTTCGAAGTTTCCAATTCAACAGGGTGCGCAGAAACAGGCAAATGCTTCTATCCTGAAAATTCCGCAGATGTTATCCATGAATTCACTTGACCGGAGGAGCAATTCCATTTCGCAGAAGATGCCTAGGCATATGATGAACCCAATGGATTCCTCTAGCAATTCGCAAAGAAGTGCTAACACGTCCAGCATATCTTCCATGACCAACCCGCCGAACCATGTAAATTCTATGTCGTTGAAATATTCCTACAAAGGTACCAGCACGCCTCAGCATATGAGTAGCTCCGGAAGTAGTAACAACAATAACAGTAGTAACAGCGGGAACAGCCACGCGCAGCAGAATCATCCCCCTACTGTGGGTGGCCAGCCACAGCAACAGCAGGCGCAGCAGCAGGGCTTACAAAACCCGATAAACAATATGAACCACAATGTGGGCCTTAACATGAATCACAATTTATCCACCAAACAGAACGTGCAACAGGGCATACTACCGGGATCGCATCTTCTTCCAGCGAAGCAAAATTCACAGCAGCTGCTAATGCAGTCGCCTGGTTCATCCACCACGCAAAAGGGACTGCCCCAAGTGTTTCAGCAGCAGATGGGATCAACTTCCAAAAGCATGAGCACGACAAGCATATCCGGCTCGATCAACAGACAACCCAACCACGTGCCCTTCCCGCATGTTCCTCCGAATCAGCAGAACATGCCGCCGTTCATGCATGGGAACGCCATGCACATGTACCAACAACAACCCCCATTTTTCCATAGAGGATCATCATCTTCGCAACCTATGGGTCCGCAGCAGATTTCTTACGAATGGATGCAGAGCCCCTACATGCAGCATCAGTACATGCTTCAGCAGTGCCAGTTGGCACCTCAGCAATTGTTCCTTCAGCAGAAGCAGCAAAGTATGTTGCAGCACGCACAGAAGCAGCAAAACATGGCCTACCCACAACAGCAGCAACACCCGCAGCAACAGATGCAAATGCAGAATATGGAGAATCTGCCTCAACACATGCGAATGATGCCAGGACAGCACGCTAATATGCCATTCAAGCAAAATGTGACACAAGCATTTCCACACATGCTTAAGGATAACATGATTCCAGGAAGTACGAATTTCGAGTTTATGGAAAACATGAATGACATGCAAAGGATGGCATCCTTAAAAAATCATGTCTTGGATGTGAATACCAGCAATAATGCCTCATTAGAAGGAACCATTGAGGAAGACATTTTCGATAGTAATTATCACTGCGACATATGTAACAAGGATATAACGCATgctattagaataaggtgtgCCGAATGTGTGGACTTCGACTTATGTGTAAATTGCTTTAGCAgtggaaaagaaatgaagTCTGAGAAATGTGAGCATTACAATTATCACAATTATATACCCATACCGAAATATGACTTCCCCTTATATAAGCTGAACTGGAGTGCAGAAGAGGAGCTGCTACTACTAGATGGAATAAGCAAATATGGTTTTGGAAATTGGGAACAAGTAGCTGATCTGGTAAATTCTGCTGCAAAAATTCCAAAGACAGACAAACAGTGTGAAAAACATTACTACAATTTCTACCTAAAATCTAACTGTGCACCGATGCCCGATAATAAAAGATTGCTAATAAAACCAGATGGAAATCCATACGATATTGAACACGTGGCTGAAAAAGatataaatgaaaatgatgatTATGTACAGCCTAAATCCAAGAAAAATAACAGGACACAAATTATTGGGTACTGGCCATTAAGAGGAGACTTCGATATTGAGTATGATAACGATGCAGAGTTGTTATTAGCGGACATGGAATTTAAGGAATCAGATTTGCCACAACAGAAGGAGCTAAAATTGCAAGTGCTTGAAATATATAACTCCAAATTAGATGAAAGAATTTACAGGAAAAGAACCGTTATTGAGAGGGGCCTTTTGGATACCAAGTCACAAATGCAGAGGGATAAGAAGAGgacgaaggaggaaaaggaattgtaCACTGCACTTAAGCCATTATCGAGATTTCATTCCCCACAACACCACGAATATTTCATTCAGCTACTCTTGGAGGAGCAGAAGCTCCGTCAAAGGTTGACTAAACTGCAGGAATGGAAAACGCTGGGTCTGCAAAACATCGAACAGGTTCAGGAGTACGAAATTGAGAAGAACAGGAGGGCCAAGGAGGCAGTGAAGCAACAACAACAGCAGCAGCAACCACAACAAACGCAGGAGCAGACTGAAAAGGTCGGCACGAAATCCCTGAAGAGcaataaaaaggaatgcaaaattaaacaaaaggaggaagaagaaatggaagaaagcaaaaaattaaacatagACACTTTTGTCGAACTGGACCTCTTGAACGAGAAGGAAGTTGAGTtctgtaaaaatatgaaactcccaattttgtttttcctcctcatcaagAGATTACTAATAATGGAAATTAGCAATAGCAATTTAAATATGCTAAAGGATATCAACGAACTCAAACTAAAGGGTTACAAGGTGGGCCAACTGTACGACTTCTTCCTTAGCTTTGACATTAACCAGAAGGAGGAACTCCTAAACAACAACGGAAATGGCaactttaaaaattcatACATCAGAAAGAACGAAGATAAGAGACGAAAAATGAGAACCAATTATGACTACAACACTTTTAATAAATCTGATAAGGTGGAGGTGGACGACTCCAATGACAATGGAGGCAATGCTGGTGGCACAGCCAACAACGCTGGCAACAACTATGCGGGAGGACCAAGCGGTGGGGCAATTTGCGGCCAAAGTGGTACCCCTAATGCCATCACAGGTGACATCTCCGGTGCAGGCGTCAGTACCACCACTGCAAACGGTAGTGGTATCTCAACGGTGGGAGCCGAGATGGGAAGTGAGAATGCAGGGATCGCCCAGCCCATGAACGAAGACAGTGCGACCATCCTGAATGAACCCGCCTCAACCGGTAACGCATTAAACGATAAGGATCGATCGACGAGCACACAATCAGTGGGGAAAACTGACGAGAACGACAACGTAAGACCCCCCAccgataaagaaaaaatcgcaACGAATAGCTTGTCTGAAAGTGCCCCCAATGGAGGAGGTACAACCGTCAGGGACAAAAAATctagagaaagaaaagtaaagaaagaaagagacGAGAAAACATCACAACAGTTGATAACTTCGAAAGAATCCGAAGTTGTTAACAGCCCTCCCAAGGGAATGAGTGAAGGAAGCACAGAAATTTCAACTTCTagtcaaaagaaaaaaaacagcgtGAAGAAGATGGGGAGTACTAGTACAGCCACAAACccagagggggaaaaaactgaGAGTGTTGAAAATTTGGGAATTCTTAAAGAGGCCAAGGAAATTGTGTATGACAAGAATGAAGTAGAAATGGAAATGAATGAAGCAATGCGTAGCGAGGTAGAAGGCCACCCCAGTGCTGTAACACCTGGAGATGCAATTCCCGGGGGACAAGAACCCACAGATGTAAATGATGTCAATGATGTGAATGCGCCTAGCCCATACgacgaagaagagaaagaggTGGAGGAAGACTATGGTGACCTGGACGACGATGGAGATGATAGAGAAACAAACGCCGACGTAGACCtagatgaaaatgaaaaaaaaagtaaaaagaaaagcacaaaaaagaaaacagagtgtaaagaagaatgttcagATTTAGTTAGCACAATTACAATGAAGACGAGTATAGGGGATAGCAATTCAACGAATGAgatgttaaaaaattcaaataatTCAAGGAGAAAATCGGTGGAGAAAACGAAAGAAACTCCACCACAAGTTAGAAGTAACAAccaaagtaagaaaaaaaacggggaagCAAATATAgttgaagagaagaaaatgtgcAGTAGTGTCATAATTAGCAACGCAGAGCATTCGTCATCAGGTAAGGTGAAGAAAGGCACTccaaagaaggatgaaattcACAGCAGTGAGATTTTTGAAAATACGTGCAAAAAGCGAAGTAACAgcaaatcgaaaaaaagtaGTGATAATGATTTAAGTAGAAATGAGTCCAGAGTGAGCAGCCATGTTGAtctggaaaatgaaaataattgttGTGTGGAAGTATTGGATTCCAGCCTAGAATTAGATGGAAAATTatccaaagggaaaaagatcAGTACCCCTTCCCccacttctttttccatattGAGTAAGACTGACAAAAATAGACGTAGCAAGGCAAAGAGTGACAATTTGAGCGCGGAGCTTTTATCCTCTAGCATTGATACAAAGGATAATGACAGAAGTGAGAGGAAGGCCAAAACGGCTGAGGACAATATAAAGAAATCgtcgaagaagagaaaaggatcCACCAGTTTGGTTTCCACGTCGACGAAGAAGTCGATGAAGATATGA
- a CDS encoding MO15-related protein kinase, producing MMETNSTERYIFKPNFLGEGSYGKVYKAYDTILKKEVAIKKMKINKISNYIDECGINFVLLREIKIMKEIKHQNIMTALDLYCEKDYINLVMEIMDYDLAKIINRKVLLTDSQKKCILLQILNGLNVLHKYYFMHRDLSPANIFINKKGEVKIADFGLSSKYAYDMYVDTYSKDKYNKRTLNLTSKVVTLWYRAPELLMGSNKYNSSVDMWSFGCIFAELHLQKALFPGENEIDQLGKIFFLLGTPNEDNWPEALYLPLYTEFTKANKKDFKNILKIDDDDCIDLLMSLLRLNSHERITAEEAMKHKYFFSDPLPCDVSQLPFNDL from the coding sequence ATGATGGAAACGAACTCGACAGAGAGATACATCTTCAAACCCAACTTTCTGGGGGAGGGGTCTTACGGAAAGGTGTACAAGGCGTACGACACCATactgaaaaaggaagtagccataaaaaaaatgaaaattaacaaaataagTAATTACATCGATGAGTGTGGAATTAACTTTGTGTTACttagagaaataaaaataatgaaagaaataaaacatcAAAATATTATGACCGCGTTGGATTTGTATTGTGAGAAAGACTACATAAATTTGGTGATGGAAATTATGGACTACGACTTggcaaaaattattaatcGAAAAGTGTTACTAACAgatagccaaaaaaaatgcatcctTTTGCAAATTCTGAATGGTTTGAATGTATTACATAAGTATTATTTTATGCATCGAGATTTATCCCCTGCAAATATCTTcattaacaaaaaaggggaagtgaAAATTGCAGATTTTGGGTTATCTTCCAAGTATGCATATGATATGTACGTGGATACGTATTCAAAAGATAAGTATAATAAAAGGACTCTAAATTTAACTAGCAAAGTTGTCACCCTATGGTACAGAGCTCCCGAATTGCTAATGGGAAGTAATAAGTACAACTCCTCGGTGGACATGTGGAGTTTTGGGTGCATATTTGCAGAACTCCATTTACAGAAAGCTTTATTTCCGGGGGAAAACGAAATTGATCAgttaggaaaaatattttttctcttgggGACACCAAATGAAGACAACTGGCCTGAGgctctttaccttcccctatATACAGAATTTACAAAGGCGAATAAGAAGGACTTTAAAAACATATTGAAAATAGATGATGACGACTGCATCGATTTGTTAATGTCCCTTCTGCGGCTGAATTCTCATGAACGCATCACTGCAGAGGAAGCAATGAAGCATAAGTATTTTTTTAGCGACCCTCTTCCCTGTGATGTGTCTCAGCTTCCTTTCAACGACTTGTGA